The Ananas comosus cultivar F153 linkage group 2, ASM154086v1, whole genome shotgun sequence genome contains a region encoding:
- the LOC109728116 gene encoding uncharacterized protein LOC109728116: protein MESRKRRRRKREEEERREETNTREGGERGDQRRKRRRTARVTWWLAARLDHSAAPPPRLVSSPATSRCSAATPPTSLFPSTPSSASTPSKRRHHLSSSSSSSLSFSSLFLLLFSLRSLYSLLPFLRSAPSSFSLFPFSFLVSLLSFSLSLLLPLPSLSSYSSLKPYLPRLASKSALLTLVFLLRFHALRFCPAGAAILADLAGALLAKAVSDAPRRRRRRAAAIRGGAALAAAVVLLSFSWDRVGCFPLSSSSPSPPPPPEGCARVAPMLLPFLSGFLGFFERAATSWGSLRQLGARRVRLYSLGLTTAMLFFPALASFLLQEGDSGAVSFSTLGWPLINTVVFGVILSENYNSDEKVLFSAKDFRRDFAVTFFCTLILELVYFPKLSLPGFLFCGLLLWISVRDLGSSSLNYVELGSSDPSESLYSMIMGPIRHILSERKSRKIAAFLLINTAYMVVEFVAGFMSNSLGLISDACHMLFDCAALAIGLYASYISRLPANSQYNYGRGRFEVLSGYTNAVFLVLVGALIVLESIERILDPQEISTNSLLAVSIGGLVVNIVGLVFFHEEHHHAHGGGSCSHSHAHSHTHSHSHHDHRHHKHGNDGAGHEERECAEYDKNVTIPYESSDRHSHDSHNHHSCNHGHHHHHHHHHNLNDEHKNGNTEGCSQEHDHHENNKKHEPHSHSCQHENDGNNHHAEVHIHQNSDKTHSCKDHCSHKEQVSLSQTSNHTHGPSSYSEEALATGKPINDSRKHRHIDHNMQGIFLHVLADTMGSVGVVISTLLIKYKGWFIADPVCSVFISVMIVASVLSLLRNSAEILLQRVPRAHEEDLKVALDNIRGIEGVCGITNMHVWNFTNTDIVGTFHLHVSAEADKASAHKRASELLHEAGIKDLTIQVEHVKG from the exons ATGGAGAGCAGGAAAcggaggagaaggaagagagaagaagaagaaagacgTGAAGAAACAAACACAcgggagggaggagagagaggggatcAGCGCAGGAAGCGGAGGCGCACTGCTCGCGTCACGTGGTGGCTCGCTGCTCGACTTGATCACTCTGCAGCACCA CCTCCACGGCTCGTCTCCTCCCCCGCCACCTCCCGCTGCTCCGCCGCCACCCCTCCGACCTCTCTCTTCCCGTCcaccccctcctccgcctccaccccTTCGAAGCGGCGCCAccacctctcctcctcctcgtcgtcgtcgctctccttctcctccctcttcctcctcctcttctccctccgATCCCTCTACTccctcctccccttcctccGCTCCGCAccctcctccttctccctcttccccttctccttcctcgtctccctcctctccttctccctctccctcctcctccccctcccctccctctcctcctacTCCTCGCTCAAACCCTACCTCCCCCGCCTCGCCTCCAAATCCGCCCTCCTAACCCTAGTCTTCCTCCTCCGCTTCCACGCCCTCCGCTTCTGCCCCGCCGGCGCCGCCATCCTCGCCGACCTCGCCGGAGCCCTCCTCGCCAAGGCCGTATCCGACGCCcctcgccgacgccgccgccgcgccgccgcgatccgcggcggcgccgccctcgCCGCGGCCGTGGTGCTCCTCTCGTTCAGCTGGGATCGCGTCGGGTGCTTCCCCCTCtcctcgtcgtcgccgtcgccgccgcctccgcccgaGGGATGCGCCCGCGTCGCCCCCATGCTTCTCCCCTTCCTCTCGGGGTTCCTCGGCTTCTTCGAGCGCGCCGCCACCAGTTGGGGCTCTCTGCGGCAGCTGGGAGCGAGGAGGGTTAGGCTCTACTCTCTCGGCCTCACCACGGCCATGCTCTTTTTCCCCGCCCTCGCGAGCTTTCTCTTGCAAGAAGGTGATAGCGGCGCTGTATCATTTTCTACTCTTGGTTGGCCTCTGATTAATACCGTAGTATTTGGGGTAATTCTTAGTGAAAACTATAATAGTGATGAGAAGGTGCTTTTTAGTGCCAAGGATTTCCGCCGAGATTTTGCGGTGACCTTCTTCTGCACTCTTATCTTGGAGCTCGTCTACTTTCCCAAACTTTCTCTGCCAGGTTTTCTGTTCTGTGGTTTGTTGCTGTGGATTTCGGTTCGGGACTTGGGCTCGTCATCCTTGAACTATGTGGAACTCGGTAGCTCAGATCCTTCCGAATCACTGTATTCTATGATAATGGGCCCGATTCGACACATTTTGAGTGAGAGGAAATCTAGAAAGATTGCTGCTTTTCTTCTCATCAACACTGCTTACATGGTAGTGGAATTTGTTGCCGGGTTTATGAGCAACAGCCTTGGTCTAATATCCGATGCTTGTCATATGCTGTTTGATTGTGCTGCACTGGCTATCGGGTTATATGCTTCTTACATTTCCAGATTGCCTGCGAATAGTCAGTATAACTATGGTCGAGGCAGATTTGAGGTGCTTTCCGGGTACACTAATGCGGTGTTTTTGGTGCTTGTTGGGGCATTAATTGTTTTGGAATCCATCGAGAGGATTCTTGATCCTCAGGAGATTTCGACGAATAGCTTATTGGCTGTGTCAATTGGGGGGCTTGTGGTGAACATAGTGGGATTGGTTTTCTTCCATGAAGAGCATCATCATGCACATGGCGGGGGATCCTGTTCTCATTCACATGCCCATTCACATACCCATTCACATTCCCATCACGATCACCGCCACCATAAACATGGAAATGATGGTGCTGGTCATGAAGAAAGGGAATGTGCTGAGTATGATAAGAATGTTACTATTCCTTACGAATCATCCGATCGACACTCGCATGATAGTCATAATCATCATAGTTGCAATCATGggcatcaccatcatcatcatcatcatcataatctAAATGATGAGCACAAGAATGGTAACACTGAAGGTTGCAGTCAGGAACATGATCACCACGAGAATAACAAGAAGCATGAACCCCACAGTCATAGCTGCCAGCATGAAAATGATGGTAATAATCATCATGCTGAAGTTCACATTCATCAAAATTCTGATAAAACTCACAGTTGTAAAGATCACTGTAGTCATAAAGAGCAAGTAAGCTTGTCTCAAACATCAAATCATACTCATGGTCCCTCTTCCTATTCAGAAGAAGCACTAGCAACTGGAAAACCAATTAATGATTCCCGAAAACATCGCCATATCGACCATAACATGCAAGGGATCTTCTTGCATGTTCTAGCTGATACAATGGGAAGTGTTGGAGTGGTGATTTCAACTTTGCTTATAAAATACAAGGGATGGTTTATAGCAGATCCTGTGTGCTCAGTATTTATTTCGGTTATGATTGTAGCATCTGTTCTTTCATTGTTGAGAAACTCTGCTGAAATTTTGTTACAGAGAGTTCCTAGAGCTCATGAAGAGGATTTGAAGGTAGCTTTGGATAATATAAGGGGGATTGAGGGTGTCTGTGGCATCACTAACATGCACGTGTGGAACTTCACTAACACTGATATTGTTGGGACTTTTCATCTTCATGTATCGGCAGAAGCTGATAAAGCTTCTGCACATAAAAGAGCTTCAGAACTTTTGCATGAAGCTGGAATTAAGGATTTGACTATCCAGGTCGAACATGTAAAAGGATAG